TGGTGCGCCTGCTGGCCTACCCCATGACCATCCTGGCCGGCGATCAGGACATCGCCACCGACGACCCCAACCTGCCGTCCGACGCCGCCGCGCTGCGCCAGGGGCCGCACCGCTATGCGCGCGCCCACAACTATTTCGAGGCCGGCCAGCGCGAAGCGCAGCGCCGCGGCGTGCCGTTCGGCTGGACGCTGCAGACCGTGCCCGGCATCGGCCACGACGGGCGCGCCATGTCGGCGGCTTGCGCCAGCCTGTGGTTCGAAGGCAAACTGCCCAGCGACGCCGAACTGGCCCGGCTGGCAGGCCAGCAGGTCGCCTGATCCCCATCGTCCACCGCCCACCTGGAACGCGAAGCATGTCATCCCTGCCCTCCACCGAAGCACTCGTCGCCGGCATCCAATCGTGGGTGCGCTGCGAATCGCCATCCAACTCGCCGCAAGGCGTGGCCGCCATGGCCGCCCTGGTCGAGACGCAGGCGCGCGCCGCCGGCCTGACGGTCGAAGTCACGCCGCTGGGGCCGGACACGGGCCCGCTGCTGTACGCCACCAACCGCGCGGCCGGCGACACGCGTCCCGGCATTCTGGTGCTGGCGCACCTGGATACGGTGCATCCCATCGGCACGCTGCAGGACAACCCCTGCCGCATCGAAGGCGACCGCCTGTACGGCCCCGGCAGCTACGACATGAAGGGCGGCATCTATCTGGCGCTGGCCGCCCTGTCCACGCTGGCGCAGCCCGGCAGCACGCGCCTGCCGGTGGATTTCCTGATGGTGCCCGACGAAGAGATCGGCAGCCATGCCTCGCGCGCCTCGATCGAACGCTACGCGGCCAACGCCAAGTACGGCCTGGTGTGCGAGCCGGCCCGCCCCAACGGCGGCAAGTGCGTCACCGCCCGCAAGGGCACCGGCATGCTGCGCCTGAACGTCAAGGGCCGTCCGGCCCACGCCGGCATGCAGCACGAAAAAGGCCGCAGCGCCATTCGAGAAATGGCCCATCAGGTGCTGGCGCTGGAAGCCATGACCGACTACGAGCGCGGCGTAACCGTCAGCGTGGGCACCATCGCCGGCGGCACGGTCACCAACACGGTGCCGGCGCAATGCCGCTGCGTGGTCGATTTCCGCGTGCCCGACATGGGCGCGGCCGAAGACGTGCTGCGCCGCATGCGCAACCTGTGCGCGGTGGGGCCGGATGTGGAACTGGACATCGACGTCGAACTCAACCGGCCGCCCATGGTGCGCAGCGACGCGGCCGCCGCGCTGCTGGCGCTGGCGCAGGAATACGCGCGGGAAGCCGGCTTCGCACTGGAAGAAGCCCCCATGACGGGCGGCGGCAGCGACGCCAACTTCACCTCGGCCATGGGCGTGCCCACGCTGGACGGCCTGGGCGCCGACGGCGACGGCGCGCACACCCTGCACGAGTACATCCTGGTGTCCACCCTGCAAACCCGCGCGAAGTTCTGGGAACTGCTGCTGCGCGAACTGGCATAAGGCGGGCCCGCCGCGCGCGGCCGCCCAGGAACATCACGGTGTCAGGCACCTGCGGAGCCTGACACCTGGCGCGCGGGCATTATTTCTTCAGCAGCGCCTTCAGCATGCCCAGGCGCTCTTTGGGGCTCATGGCGCGGGTGGCCTCGTCTTCCTGCACGGGGATGTCGCCCAGCCCCATCTCTTCGATGAAGCGCGAAGGCTCGCGCACCATGTCTTCGCGGGCGCGGCGCCGCTTCTTGCACCAGCTCAGGTTCAGGCTGCGCTGCGCGCGCGTGATGCCCACGTACATCAGCCGCCGCTCTTCCTGGATGCGGGTGGCCAGGTTCTCGGCCGCGCGCGCCGGGTCGCCGTCTTCGTCATCCTTGCCCAGGTGCGGCAGCAGGCCCTCTTCCACGCCGGCCAGGTACACGTGCGGATACTCCAGCCCCTTGGACGCGTGCAGCGTCGACAGCTTGACCGCGTCGGGCTCTTCTTCTTCGCCGCGTTCCAGCATGGTGATCAGCGCCACGTGCTGCACCAGGTCGAACAATGACATGCCGTCTTCCTCGGCCTTGCGCTTGAGCCAGCCGGTGAGCTCCAGCACGTTTTCCCAGCGCGTCTGGGCCGGCTTTTCTTCCAGTGTGTCGTACAGGTAGCGCTCGTACTGGATGGCCCCCAGCATGTCGTCCAGGATGGCGCCGGCCGGCTCGGCCGAGCCCTGGCCGTCGGTGCGGCCACGCCCCGCGCGCCACTGGATGCGGCGGATGAACTCGGCAAAGGTGCGCAGCGAATCCAGCTGGCGCGGCTGCAGCAGGCTTTCCAGGCCGGTTTCGGCCACTGCGGCCAGCAGCGACACCTCGCGCTGCGCGGCATACTGCCCCAGCACCTGCAGCGTGGCCTGGCCGATGCCGCGCTTGGGCGTGGTGGCGGCGCGGATGAAGGCCGGGTCGTCGTCGTCATTGGCGATCAGGCGCAGGTACGACAGAATATCGCGCACCTCGGCCTTGTCAAAGAAACTTTGTCCGCCGGCGATGGTGTACGGAATCTTCAGGTTGCGCAGCGCCTGTTCCAGAATGCGCGACTGATGATTGCCGCGATACAGAATGGCGAAGTCTTTCCATTGCGCCTGCCGCTCGAACCGGGCCGCCGAGATTTTCATGGCGATCGACTGGGCTTCGTGCTCGTCGTTTTCCATCGGCGACACCAGAATGGGTTCGCCCACGCCCAGGTCCGACCACAGTTTCTTTTCGAACAGCTTGGGGTTTTTTTCGATGACCGTGTTGGCCGCCGCCAGGATGCGCTGCACCGAGCGGTAATTCTGTTCCAGCTTGATCAGCTTGAGCTGCGGATAATCGGTGGTGAGCTTGGCCAGGTTCTCGATGGTGGCGCCGCGCCAGGCGTAGATAGCCTGGTCGTCGTCGCCCACCGCGGTGAACATCGCGCGGTCGCCGCACAGCAGCTGCACCAGCCGGTACTGGCACACGTTGGTATCCTGGTATTCATCCACCAGCAGGTAGCGCACACGGTTCTGCCAGCGGGTGCGCACCGCTTCGTTGCTTTCCAGCAGCTGCGCCGGTATGCGGATCAGGTCGTCGAAGTCCACGGCCTGGTAGGCCGCCAGGGTGGCGCTGTAGCTGCGGTACACATTGGCCGCCTCGACCTCGCCGGGCGTGGCGGCGGTGCGCGCCGCGTCGTCGGGGCCAAGCAGCGCGTTCTTCCACAGCGAAATAATCGACTGCACCGCGCGCAGCCGGCCGCGGTCGGTGGTGGCCAGAAGCTCCTGGATGATCGCCATGGCGTCGTCCGCATCCAGGATGGAAAACTGCGGCTTCAGCCCCGCCTGGCGCGCTTCTTCGCGCAGCAGCCTGACGCCCAGCGAATGGAAGGTGCTGATGGTCAGGCCCTTGGCCAGCTTGCGGTCGACCAGCGTCTTGACGCGCTCGTCCATCTCGCGCGCCGCCTTGTTGGTGAAAGTCAGCGCCACGATATTGCGGCCCATGTAGCCGCATTCGCGCAGCAGGTAGGCGATTTTCTGCGTAATGACGCGCGTCTTGCCGCTGCCCGCGCCGGCCAGCACCAGGCACGGGCCG
This genomic window from Bordetella petrii contains:
- a CDS encoding M20 family metallopeptidase; amino-acid sequence: MSSLPSTEALVAGIQSWVRCESPSNSPQGVAAMAALVETQARAAGLTVEVTPLGPDTGPLLYATNRAAGDTRPGILVLAHLDTVHPIGTLQDNPCRIEGDRLYGPGSYDMKGGIYLALAALSTLAQPGSTRLPVDFLMVPDEEIGSHASRASIERYAANAKYGLVCEPARPNGGKCVTARKGTGMLRLNVKGRPAHAGMQHEKGRSAIREMAHQVLALEAMTDYERGVTVSVGTIAGGTVTNTVPAQCRCVVDFRVPDMGAAEDVLRRMRNLCAVGPDVELDIDVELNRPPMVRSDAAAALLALAQEYAREAGFALEEAPMTGGGSDANFTSAMGVPTLDGLGADGDGAHTLHEYILVSTLQTRAKFWELLLRELA
- a CDS encoding UvrD-helicase domain-containing protein, translating into MSDSAPIGHGLNPAQKEAVLYLDGPCLVLAGAGSGKTRVITQKIAYLLRECGYMGRNIVALTFTNKAAREMDERVKTLVDRKLAKGLTISTFHSLGVRLLREEARQAGLKPQFSILDADDAMAIIQELLATTDRGRLRAVQSIISLWKNALLGPDDAARTAATPGEVEAANVYRSYSATLAAYQAVDFDDLIRIPAQLLESNEAVRTRWQNRVRYLLVDEYQDTNVCQYRLVQLLCGDRAMFTAVGDDDQAIYAWRGATIENLAKLTTDYPQLKLIKLEQNYRSVQRILAAANTVIEKNPKLFEKKLWSDLGVGEPILVSPMENDEHEAQSIAMKISAARFERQAQWKDFAILYRGNHQSRILEQALRNLKIPYTIAGGQSFFDKAEVRDILSYLRLIANDDDDPAFIRAATTPKRGIGQATLQVLGQYAAQREVSLLAAVAETGLESLLQPRQLDSLRTFAEFIRRIQWRAGRGRTDGQGSAEPAGAILDDMLGAIQYERYLYDTLEEKPAQTRWENVLELTGWLKRKAEEDGMSLFDLVQHVALITMLERGEEEEPDAVKLSTLHASKGLEYPHVYLAGVEEGLLPHLGKDDEDGDPARAAENLATRIQEERRLMYVGITRAQRSLNLSWCKKRRRAREDMVREPSRFIEEMGLGDIPVQEDEATRAMSPKERLGMLKALLKK